Below is a window of Moraxella nasibovis DNA.
TTTATCCATCTTGTTGATGGCGACGATCAGTGGCGTACCTGCTGCACGAGCATGGTCAATCGCCTCTTCGGTCTGCGGCATCATGCCGTCATCGGCAGCCACGACCAGCACGACGATGTCAGTCGCCTGCGCACCACGAGAACGCATTGCCGTAAAGGCGGCGTGACCTGGGGTGTCTAGGAAAGTGATCACACCACGCTCTGTGGTGACATGGTATGCACCGATGTGCTGGGTGATGCCACCAGCCTCGCCAGATGCCACCTTCGTGGTGCGAATTTTGTCCAGCAATGAAGTCTTACCATGATCGACATGACCCATGATGGTAACGACAGGCGGACGGGCTTGGATATTACCCGACTTTTCATCAACAGATTCTTGCAAATCGTCTTCAAGCTTGGTGTCAGAGACAAGCACCAGATTATGACCAAATTCCTCAACCACAAGCGATGCGGTGTCTTGGTCAATAGAATCTGACTCACGCACCATCTCGCCCATTTTCATCAAGGATTTGATGACTTCACGGACTTTCACCGCCATCTTTTGAGCAAGGTCAGAGACCACGATGGACTCGCCCACTTCTACATTATAGATGATCTTTTCAACAGGCATTTCAAATTTGTGCTTGTTCGCTTGCGATGATTTTAGACCACGCTGTTTTGGTCTGATTTCAAGCTCTTCTTTGCCCTTTTTCTTGCCGCCTTTGCCACGACTGGCGTTGGTGTTGGTGCCACGCTTAATCTCACGGCGTTCTTTTTCAAACGACTCTTCTAGGGCTGCGCCCACCAAGCCCTTTGCCAAAGGCTCATCTTTGCGCACGATGGTGCTGACGGTGTCGTCTTTTTCGCTATAACGGCTCGCCATCTGTTTCATCTGTTCTAGCGTGCGATTTTGGGCATCGATGGCAGCTTTGCGGCGATTTTCCGCTTCCAGCTGACGCAGTTTTTCTTCTTCTGCCTCACGAGCCAGACGAGCCTCTTTCGCCTCGGCGGTCTCTACCTTGGCAGGCTTTGCCGCTGCTTTTTTGGCTTTGTCCGCTTTGGTCTTGTCGGCATCGTCATCTTTTTTGGCTTTTTTGACCACCACAGAAGCACTGCCAGACTCAGACTTACTCTCATCTGTGCTATTGGCACGCATCGCCGCCAAGGTCGCCGCTTGGCGTTCGGCAGCTTCTTTTTTGCTGCGTTCGGCGGCTTGTTTTTCTTCAAGCTCTTTTAGGCGTGCTTCTTCAGCCGCTTTTGCTTGGGCAGCGACTTCTTCGGCGATTTTGTTGGCGTCGGGTTTTTCAAAAACGATTTTTTTGGTTTTGACCACATTCACCGCTTTTGCCTTGCCAGAAGTACCAGTGACTTTGGCGGTGGAAGTGGTTTTTGATTTAATACTGATGCGTTTATTTTTATCTTGGGTAGAATCTACCATAATTTCTCACCTAATTTTTGGTCAGAGCAGCTCAGCCCTGTGTTCGATTGCTTGCCAAATCCCAAAAACAGGCTTGGCAAGCGTTATTTAAATGTACCCATCACAAGGTACTCATATTGTAGGCACACATGATCATTCAAACCATGACTGACGGGCGCTCATGATGAGCTGACCTGCAAGCTCTGCCGTCAAGCCTTCGATGTCTTCAATGTCAAAGACAGCCTGCTCAGCAAGGTCGTCAAGCGTAATCACATCACGCTCGGCAAGCTTATAAGCAATCTCACTCGTCATGCCATCCAAAGCAAGCAGCTCATCGCTTGGCTGTTTGATGTTTTTTTGCTTTTCAAGTTCGTCAGCGATGACGACTTCTTTGGCTCGCTCTTGAATGGTGGCGATCGACTCATCGTCCAAGCCTTCGATGTCATGGAAAGTCTCAACTGGCACATAAGCGACTTCTTCGATGGTCGTAAAGCCAATTTCTGCCAAAGCTTCTGCCAGATCTCTGTCCACTTCCAGACGCTCATAGAATAGATTGATGATCGCCTCTGATTCTGACGCTTGGCGTTCTAGGTACTCTGATTCTAGCATCATGTTGAGCTTATAGCCTGTCAAATCAGACGCCAAGCGCACATTTTGCCCTTGCGAGCCAATGGCACGGGCAAGCTGATCATTGGTGGCAAAAATGATGTCCGCCGTGCGATTGTCCTCATCAAGCGCAAGACTGGTCACATCGGCAGGCTCTAAGGCACTGATGATGTACTGGGCAGGATCATCGCTCCACACCACCACATCCACACGCTCGCCGTCCAGCTCTTGTTGTACCGCTTGGATACGAGTGCCACGCATACCAATGCACGCACCCACAGGGTCAATGCGATGATCGTTGGTCTTAACAGAAATCTTAGCACGCAAACCCGGCAGACGAGCCACATCACGCACCTCAATGATGCCTTCGCTGATCTCTGGCACTTCTTTGGTCATCAAAGCAACGAGCATGTCTTTGTGCGTGCGAGACAGCAACAACTGTGAGCCACGACCATCACGATTGACCTGATGAAGTAGTGCAGTCACTCGTGATTTTGGGCGCAGCATTTCACGGGGCAAAGCCTGATCTTTGGCAAGATAACCTTCGGCATTATCGCCCAAATCAATCACATAACCATCACGGCTTTGTTTTTTCACTTCACCAGTAATCAACTCGCCCACACGAGCTTCAAAGGCATCAGCGACCAAAGCACGCTCTGCTTCACGGATTTTTTGGATGATGACTTGCTTGGCTTGGGTGGCAGCGATACGACCAAATTCAATAGACTCAATTTGTTCTTCTTTGATGTCACCAATTTTCCACTCATTTTCGTCCAAATCACTGATGGCAAGCTGGCAAGCTGGCATTTCGTGATCTTCGTCAGCGACCACCGTCCAATAGCGATAAGTGTCATAATCGCCTGTTTTGCGGTCAATCGCCACACGAATCGCCACTTCTGGCTGTTCGGTATAGACTTTTTTCTTGGTAGAAACGACCAAAGCCTGTTCAATCGCTTCAAAAATATCTTCAGGATTTAGCCCTTTTTCGTTACTTACCGTCTCAACAACGGTCAAAATCTCACGGCTCATCTTCGATCCTTTGGGTTAATTTTAGGTTAATTGGTTGAATGGGGTTTTAAAGACTTAAGAATAACGCATCAATCTTCGTAAATCAGATTGGCTTTATCCACATTGTTAAATTCAATGTCAAATTCTAGCTTGTCTTCGGTGATGACTTTCATGCTCGTCTCGCCCACCTCAGTCAGGCGACCGACCACTTTACGGCGTTTGATGTCGCCAGTGCCGATGGCATGAATCAGACGCAAATTGACAATCTCGCCGACAAACAAAGCCACCTGCTCTGGCGTAAATAACGGACGATCAAAGCCAGGGCTTGACACTTCTAAAATGTACTCGCCTGCGATGGGATCGTGCACATCCAGCACGCCTGAGACTTGGTGATTGACCGCAGAGCAGTCATCGATGGTGATGTGCTCGCCTGCTGCACGCTGCTCGGCAGTCACCTCGATATAAATTCTTAGTAAAGACTTGCGACCTTGCGGCATGAACTCAATGCCCCACAAGTCCACGCCACACGCCTCGACAGCGGGGGTGATGAGTTCGGTTAATTCAGCGATTTTACTCGATGGTTTCATGTGTTTTACACTATCCTTATAATGAAAATCGGCAAATGACAAATACAAAAAAACCCACAAAGCATCTTGGTGGGCTATCAGTCATCAATCAGCCTAGCCTTATCACTTCATGGAAAGATAAGACACCTTATATTACACCATTTGGTAAAAAATAAGGATTTTAAAAAGTGGTAGCGGGGGCTGGATTTGAACCAACGACCTTCGGGTTATGAGCCCGACGAGCTACCAGACTGCTCCACCCCGCATCAATTTAGAGTGCCATTATAGCATGATTTCTTTTATTGTCAATAAGTTTTAAAAAAAATTTCGCAGACAGCCCACCATGACAAGCCAAATGGCAAGTTTCATATCCATCTGGCATCATCATACTTGGTCATCGTATCAATCCACCACAGGATAAAACGGTCTGCCCCAATCTTTATTACTATTATTAAGGACGATCTGCACAATCACAGGAATGATGTCAGTCAAAATCCGACAGCCATCTTTAAGTTGAGCTCGGTTAATGCTACTGCCATAAGTCGCCCCGCCGTGGACAATCTGATTTCTAAGCACATACAAGCGGTCAAACACCACCATCAACACTCCATGTGTATCTTGCACCGCCAGTGCATTGAATGCTTTTTTATTGGACTGCTCAAAATCCTCTTGCCATGCTCGCTCTGTCATCATTCCTGCTTGATATTTCCAAAATGCCGCAAAGACATAACGGTTGTCTAGCATGGTGCGAATATTGCCAGAGAATTTATGCCAAATCAAATCATACAGCACTTTGTCTTTATCATACTGACAAACTTTTGTTAAAAACTCAATAAAAATCGCACGGTCAGGACTCTCTTCACCCAAACGGCGAGCATAAATGGCATTAAACGCAATCCACAAGCTAATAAACTGCATATCCAAATCATCGTGCGTATTTTGGGCGTTTTCAAGCCAACTTAACGCACGGTGCAAACGCAGATTTAACTCATCGGAGCGAGTTGATTTACCCGCCTGATAACACGCTTTAAGTTCTGCAATATTCATTTTATCTTCCTAATTTTTAACAATGGCAACCATCACGCACTCAAAATACCACAAATTTTTGACCAGATGTCAGTAGCCAAAACCAACCCAATCACAATGACAAGTATCAGCAGATTTAAAGAATAAAAAAATCCCCAAGTGCGACACTTGGAGATTTTAAATTTGGTGCGATCGGAGGGACTTGAACCCTCACGCCGTGAAGCACCACCCCCTCAAGATGGCGTGTCTACCAATTCCACCACGATCGCAAATCATCGCCTATTATAATGATAAATCTTAAAATATCAAGCGATTTTTATCATTGATTCATCATTGGTTGGTTGAAGTGGCAGGCTCAGTGGTCTGCGGCTGTGTGGCGCTTGTGGCAGGCGCACTTTGAATCACAGGAATGTCAAGGCGTCGCTGTGCCTCTGCTTGTTCTTGTGCATACCACGCCAAGCCCATGCTCGTCACAAAAAATATGGTCGCTAAAATCGCTGTCGCACGGGTCATAAAGTTTGCCGAGCCTGCCGCCCCAAATACCGTGCCTGCCGCCCCTGCGCCAAATGACGCACCAGCATCTGCGCCTTTGCCATGCTGCAATAAAATAAAGCCAACCATCGCAATGGCGATGATGATGTGTAGTGCTAATAATACTGTAAACATAATTTTCTCTTGGCTAATTGCCGAAATATTACCGTCAAAATCGTTATCAAATCATTTAAAATCAATGACTTAGGCTGATTTTTCAAATGCCTGTACAATGACCGAAAAACTCTCCGCCTTCAAGGACGCACCGCCCACCAACGCACCATCGACCACATCACAGCTGGCAAACTCGGCGGCGTTTTTGTCATTGACACTGCCACCATACAGCACGCAAATCTCATCAAGCTCTTTATTGGCAAGGGCTGCCTTGATATGGCGGTGGGTGTTTGCCACTTCAAAGACGGTCGGGGTAAGCCCTGTGCCAATCGCCCAGACAGGCTCATAAGCAATGAGCAGTTTTTCTTGTGGCACGCCCAAGCCGTCTAGCACCGCAAGCTGCGTGTCAAGCACCGCAAGCGTTTTGCCATGTTCGTATTCGTCTTTGGTCTCGCCAATGCAAAGCACAACCACAAGTCCATGCTCGATGGTTTGGCTGATTTTTTTGGCAAGCAAAGCATTGTCTTCGCCATGATACTGACGGCGCTCTGAATGTCCGATGATGGCAAATTTTGCGCCCAAATCCGTCGCCTGAGCCGCCGACACATCACCTGTAAAAGCACCAGTCGCCCCAAACGCACAAACATCTTGCACGCCTGCCCACGCTTTTGAGCCTGACAAAATCTCGCTCACTGCCGCCAAATGCACAAAACTTGGCGTGCAACCAACATGACAGCCTGCATTATCCGCCATTTTTTTGATGGCATGAGCAAGCGTGGTCGCTTCGGTCAAAGTCGCTGGGTTTAATTTCCAATTACCGATGACATATTTTGTCATGAATCCGCCCCTTGTATTCACCTGTCGTTCACTTGGCTGTGTTTTGCCACACTCATCATGAATTTAAACGCATCATTATAACGCATTTTTTGGCAGATTTTGAATAATGTTGTCGATTTTTTGTCAATTTTCTTAATTTTTCTGATTTTTCCAAAAAATCCTTGGCAAACGCTCGTGAAATTGGCGCAAAATTATAGTATGATGACGGATAATTTTTGTGAAAAATGCGGCTATGAATGCGTCATTGACAAGCAATCTTGGGCGATTTTTGCTCGAAAAAAACCTGATGACCCAAGACGAGCTGAGCGCTCATGAAACTCACGCAGCGCAGGCTCAGCTGAGTCTTGCACGATATTTGGTGCAAGGCGATCATCTGCCATCAACCGTGATCGCCCAGACTTTGGCGCAGACGCTTGGCGAAAAACTGGTGGATCTGGACAAAATCTCTCTTTCTGAGCTGCCAAAAAGCGTGGATGCCGCCGTGCTGTCTCGGCTGGAAGTACTGATTTTGGCACAAAAAGAGGGGCAAGTTTTTGTCGCCACCAGCGACCCCACACGCACGCAGATGCTCGCTGAGATCGCCTTTGTCACAGGGCAACACGCCACAGCCGTGCTGGTCGATGAAGCCAAGCTGTCCGCCGCCATGCAAAAGCTCAACATCAGCTCAGCGCACAGTTTTGACGATGGTTTTGACGATGACGAACTGCCAGCCATCGACAATGCTGACGACACGCTGGACGCACCGACGGTGAAGTTTGTCCAAAAAATTCTCTTTGACGCCATTCATCAAGGGGCGTCTGACATTCATTTTGAGCCGTTTGAGCAGTATTATCGGGTGCGTTTTCGCATTGATGGCATGATGCAAACCATCGCCAAACCGCCCAAAACTTCTGGCAACAAAATCAGCACTCGCTTAAAAGTGATGGCACGGCTTGACATCGCCGAACGCCGAAAACCCCAAGATGGACGCATTAAATTTTTGCCACACAAAAACAGCCAAAAAGCGGTGGACTTTCGTGTCAGCACCGCCCCCACGCTCCATGGCGAAAAAATCGTCCTGCGCCTGCTTGACTCCGCCCAAGCGCTCATCGGCATCGATTCGCTTGGCATGAACCACGCTCAAAAAAGCCTATTTTTAAACGCCCTTGCCAAGCCGCAAGGCATGATACTCATCACAGGTCCGACAGGCTCGGGCAAAACGGTGTCGCTTTATACAGGGCTTGGCATTTTAAATAAGGCGGACATCAACATCCAGACGGTCGAAGATCCTGTGGAGATTCAGCTTGATGGTGTCAATCAGGTCAATATCCACCCAAAAATCGGGCTGGATTTTGCTGATGTTTTGCGGGCATTTTTGCGTCAAGACCCTGATGTGATCATGGTGGGCGAGATCAGGGACATCGAGACAGCACAGATTGCCATCAAGGCGGCTCAAACAGGGCATTTGGTACTATCGACTTTGCACACCAATGCTGCCATCGATACGCTCATTCGCCTAAAAAACATGGGCGTGGCAACTTTTAACATCGCAAGCTCGGTCACGCTCATCATCGCCCAGCGTCTGGCACGCCGTCTGTGTGATAAATGCAAGCGCCCTGTACAAATCCCCACCCAAAGTCTCATCGAGCTGGGATTTAGCCCCCAAGACATTGCACAAGCGACCTTCTTTGAGCCCGTCGGCTGCCACGCCTGCAAAGACGGCTACAAAGGGCGCATTGGCATTTATGAAATGCTGCCCATCACCGCCGAGCTTGCCACACTCATCATGGCAGACGCACCGACACAAAAGCTGTTGGCACACGCCAAGGAAAATGGCTTTTGGACGCTTAGAGATTCTGCAAAAGCCATCGTCGCACAAGGAATCATCAGCATTCAAGAGATGGAGCGCTTAACGCATGACTAAGCCCTTGCGCCCAAGAACCGCCAAAGTAGCCAAGCCCACCGAAAAGACCTTCTTATATAAAGGCGTCTCATTGCGTGGCAAAAAAGTGGCAGGAGAAATCGACGCACTGAGCGTTCAGATGGCACGCATCAAGCTGCACAAACAAGGCATCAACGCCACCACCATTTACAAAAAACGCGCCCAAATTCCTTGGGTTAATGCAATCAAATCCATCGACATCACGCTGTTTTTTCGTCAGCTTGCCACCATGCTTTCAGCAGGACTGCCCCTAACCCAAGCGCTTGGCATCGCAGAACAAAACAGCAAAAACACCGCCCTAAAAACCATCATCAGCACCATCAAAACCGACATCGAATCTGGCTCAAATTTCTCCAAAGCCATCGCAAAGCACACCGCATTTAGCCGCCTGTCTGTGGCACTCATCGACGCAGGCGAACGCTCAGGGTCGCTTGATGTCATGCTCGAACGCATCGCCCATCACCAAGAAAGCCTAGAATCACTCAAAAACAAACTCAAAAAAGCCGCACTCTACCCCATCGCTGTGCTCATCGTCGCCATCGTCGTCACGACCATCTTACTGGTGAAAGTCGTGCCGATTTTTGCCAAGACTTTCGCCGACTTGGGCTCTGAGCTACCCGTACCCACCCGCATCATCATGGCGCTCTCAGAAATGCTGGTGGCGCATTTTTGGATAATGAGCTTGATGGTGACTGGCGCGGCTGCCTTTATTTTGTATTTGCATCTAAAAACCAATAAAATCAAGCATTTCATTGACAAAATCAGCCTAAAACTACCGCTCATCAGCCAATTAACCAAAAAAAGCGCATCGGCTCGGTTTAGCCGCACCCTTGCCACGACCGCAGGCGCTGGCGTTGAGCTTTTAAGTGCCATTGAGCTGTCCGCACAAGCCACCAATCATCACGCTTTCATCAAAGAACTACAAGGCGTGGGCAATAAAGTCCGTGATGGTCAAAAGCTCAGCCAAGCCATGTCGCAAAGCACGCTGTTTTTGCCGATGACGGTGCAGATGATTGCGGTGGGCGAAGAGTCTGGGCAGCTGATCGCCATGCTTGATAAAGTGGCAGATTTTTATGACGGTGAAGTGCGTGAGCAGATCGACAGCCTGACCAGTCTCATCGAGCCTGCCATCATCGTGGTGCTGGGCGTGATCGTCGGTGGCGTGGTGCTGGCGATGTATCTGCCGATTTTTGAAATTGGGACGAATGTGCCATGATGGATTTGACACCACTTCTTATTGCCATCGAGCCATTTTTTATCAAGCAGCATGGACTGTTTGTGCTGATGATGGGCGTACTTGGGCTGATGATAGGCAGCTTTATCAATGTCGTCGCCCATCGCACGCCACGCATCATGATGGATGAGTGGCGTCATGAGATCAGCCAATTCATCGCCGAAGACCATGCCATCAGTACCGCCACCAAGCATGAGATCATCAAGCATTATCAGTCTGACCCCAAGCTTAGCCTGTCTTACCCACGCTCGCACTGCCCGCACTGTCAGCAGACCATTTCGTGGTGGCAAAATATCCCCCTGATAAGCCATGCGTGTCTTTTGGGTCGTTGTGCGTTTTGCCGTGCATCCATTAGCCTGACATATCCTGCCACCGAGCTTTTGTGCGCCCTGCTTTCTATGCTCATGGCGCATCATTTTGGGATGGGTGTTCAGGCGGCTTTTGCGGTGGTCTTGGTGTGGTTTTTGTTGGCGCTGTCATTGATTGATTTGAAAGTGCAGCTGCTGCCCGACCGCCTGCTTGTGCCTTGTGGTATTGTTGGGCTGATTGCCAATCTTTATGGCGTTTTTACCACGCCAAGCCTTGCCATCTGGGGGCTGGTATTGGGCTTTGTGTCGTTTTGGCTTATCAATGCCATTTTCAAACTCATCACAAAAAAAGACGGCATGGGACTGGGAGATGCCAAGCTCTTGGCGGTGCTTGGGGCTTGGCTTGGGGCTTGGGCGCTGCCTTTGGTGGTGTTTATCGGGGCGTTGTTGGGCGTGCTGATTGGCGCAGCTTTGGGAAAAAAACGACAAGCTTTCGCTTTCGGTCCTTATTTGGCGGTGGGCGGTGTGGCAGCGCTACTTTGGGGCGAGGCGCTGTGGCGTTGGTATTTAAGCGGCTTTTGATGGCATAAATGATGGCTTGATTTTAAGATTGGTATCATCGATTTTGCAATTTAGACAATATTTATTAGACAAGATTTAAGTTTTGATTTGAAGGACAATACATGCACACATTAACCATCGGCTTAACAGGCGGCATTGGCAGCGGCAAGAGCGCCGTGAGCGACTGGTTTGCCAGACAAGGCATCGATGTCATTGACGCTGATGTCATCGCACACGCCATCACGGCTAAGGGCAGCGCTGTTTTGGACGAATTGGTCCAATCTTTTGGTGAATGGGTTGTCATCCAAGGTGGCGAGCAGGTCGGCGAATACAATCGCAGCGCCATGCGTAAGCACATCCTTGACAACCCCGACGCCATCCACACGCTCAACGCCATCACCCATCCACACATACAAGCACGCATCAAAAATGAGCTGTCTTCTAGCACGAGCGCCTATCGCATCTTATCGGTGCCGCTGCTTGTCGAAGGCATGGACAAGCCAACAAGCCTTGCCACGCTTTGTGATCGCATCTTGGTGGTCGATGTACCCCAAGACCTGCAATTACAGCGAGCTTTGGCACGAGACGCCGCCAAGCTAAGCACACAAGACGACCCTGCCGCCTACATTCACGCCATCATACAAAAACAAGCGTCACGCCAAGCCCGACTTGTCATCGCTGACGATGTCGTGGATAATGGCGGAACGCTTGATGAACTGTACGCCCAGCTTGATGTGCTACATCGGCGTTATTTGCAGATGGTAGAGCACCCCTAAACGCAAAATTTACTTATAATACGCATTTTGCGTTTGGCTGTGGTCGGTCTCATCGACCACCTGCATGAGCTCTGGAATGGCTTGTTTTAGCTGCACTTCCACGCCCTGACGCAAGGTGACATCTACCGCTGAGCAGCCTTGGCAGCCGCCGCCAAATTTTAGCACCGCTGTCAGCCCTGCCTCATCTTCGATCAGATCGACCAGCTCCACCATGCCGCCGTGACTGGCAAGATTTGGGTTGATTTCTGATTGCAAGACATAATTGATGCGCTCTTCGACGCTGGCATCCTCGCCCACTTGCGGTACTTTGGAATTTGGCGCACGGAAAGTCAGCTGTCCGCCAAAACGATCTTTATTATAATCGATCACCGCATCATGCAGATAAGGAATGCTCGGTGCGTCAATGTGCGCCGTGAATGCCTCAAAAGCGATCTGCAAGTCGCTTTCGTCCACCTCATCAGGCTGACAATAGCTCATGCAGCACTCGGCTCGTGGCGTACCCGGATATTCCACAAAAATACGCACGCCAATACCCTCAACCTCTTGCTTGGCAAGCAGCTCTGCCAGATAAGCTTGGGCGGATGGCGTGATGATGATATTACTGCTCAGTGGGGTGTTGTCGGCGGTATCGCTCATGATTGTTCTCTTTTGAAATGTTTTTGAGTGAAAAAGATGGTTTTGTGATGATTTTAGACCAATTTGGTCAATCGATTCGTATGTATATGGTAACAAGGCGTGATTTTATCAAGATGATTTGCTAAACTTTTTGTGATTTATTTTATGCAAGGAACATCGTCATGACTTACGAATTTGATTATTTAGTATTTATTGGACGCTTTCAGCCCTTTCATCATGGGCATGAATTTGTCGTCAAACAAGCCTTAACGCGCGCCAAGCGTGTCATCATGCTCATCGGCTCGGCAAATAGCGCTCGCACCACCAAAAATCCCTTCACTTTCGATGAGCGTGCCAAGATGATTCTAAATGCCTTTGGCGATGAATACGATGGCAGAATTTGGTGTCAGCCGCTCGATGACACGCTATACAACGACCACAAATGGCTACAAAATATCCAGCACAACATCACGCATTCGGTAGAAGAAGACGCCCGCATCGGCATCATTGGACACACCAAAGACGACAGCTCCTATTATCTGTCGCTGTTTCCCAACTGGGGAGCGATTGAATTGCCAAGTTTTGAAAATCTATCCGCCACGCCACTTAGAAAGAAATATTTCGCACAAGGCGAGATTGACGACAACATGCCTAAATCATCGCAAGATTTTTTGGCAAATTTTAAAAATTCTGACGACTATGACCGCCTCGTCAATGAATACAAACACATTCAATCGTTCAAAGATGACTGGAAAAGTGCGCCTTACCCCCCTGTATTTAGCACCGCTGATGCGCTTGTTGTGCAGTCAGGTCATGTGCTACTTATCGAGCGTGGCGGCGACTATGGGCGTGGACTTTGGGCGCTTCCTGGCGGATTTTTGGATCAAGATGAAAGTTTATTGCAATGCGCTTTGCGTGAGCTGCGTGAAGAAACAGGACTTGACATTGATAAGAAATTTTTAAAAACAAGTCAGATGTTTGATGCGCCTGATCGCTCGCCACGAGGTCGCACTGTGACAAAGGTGCATCATTTTGAGCTTGATGGCAATGCCCTACCCAAGGTGACAGGCGGCGATGATGCCAATCGTGCCTTTTGGCTGCCGCTGGGCGAGCTTGATGGCACTAAGATGTTTGAAGATCATTATAGCATCATCACCAAAATGCTTGGGATTTAGCTTGGGGTTTAGCTTGATATTTGATACTGAGGATTTGGACACAAAGGCATGATAAAGTCTTGACCATGACCCATAAAAAAAACGGCAAGTAGTATTGCCGTTTTATGCTTGATGTGCCAAACAAAGTTAAAACAGCACTTCCACACGCCCAAACGCACCCACATGATGATCTCGGTCTTGGGTTTTGTCATTATA
It encodes the following:
- the coaE gene encoding dephospho-CoA kinase (Dephospho-CoA kinase (CoaE) performs the final step in coenzyme A biosynthesis.), whose translation is MHTLTIGLTGGIGSGKSAVSDWFARQGIDVIDADVIAHAITAKGSAVLDELVQSFGEWVVIQGGEQVGEYNRSAMRKHILDNPDAIHTLNAITHPHIQARIKNELSSSTSAYRILSVPLLVEGMDKPTSLATLCDRILVVDVPQDLQLQRALARDAAKLSTQDDPAAYIHAIIQKQASRQARLVIADDVVDNGGTLDELYAQLDVLHRRYLQMVEHP
- the nfuA gene encoding Fe-S biogenesis protein NfuA, whose translation is MSDTADNTPLSSNIIITPSAQAYLAELLAKQEVEGIGVRIFVEYPGTPRAECCMSYCQPDEVDESDLQIAFEAFTAHIDAPSIPYLHDAVIDYNKDRFGGQLTFRAPNSKVPQVGEDASVEERINYVLQSEINPNLASHGGMVELVDLIEDEAGLTAVLKFGGGCQGCSAVDVTLRQGVEVQLKQAIPELMQVVDETDHSQTQNAYYK
- a CDS encoding bifunctional nicotinamide-nucleotide adenylyltransferase/Nudix hydroxylase, yielding MTYEFDYLVFIGRFQPFHHGHEFVVKQALTRAKRVIMLIGSANSARTTKNPFTFDERAKMILNAFGDEYDGRIWCQPLDDTLYNDHKWLQNIQHNITHSVEEDARIGIIGHTKDDSSYYLSLFPNWGAIELPSFENLSATPLRKKYFAQGEIDDNMPKSSQDFLANFKNSDDYDRLVNEYKHIQSFKDDWKSAPYPPVFSTADALVVQSGHVLLIERGGDYGRGLWALPGGFLDQDESLLQCALRELREETGLDIDKKFLKTSQMFDAPDRSPRGRTVTKVHHFELDGNALPKVTGGDDANRAFWLPLGELDGTKMFEDHYSIITKMLGI